Proteins from one Pongo abelii isolate AG06213 chromosome 19, NHGRI_mPonAbe1-v2.0_pri, whole genome shotgun sequence genomic window:
- the CA4 gene encoding carbonic anhydrase 4 isoform X1 — translation MRDRGRWRGEGRPRQGEELPPASSCRGSLPSRLRYKTQACRIAAPAAASLVRDPRPRGLFAVAQDVDAAGAPGPLRGAAIGQCRVTLVLRGSSRVLQLPLLGEADYLCSSHFTFGKPRAWRGHVHHLMKLSLPRSSQSTVGNPVPTLFHTGARLPSLAMPAKWGGNCQKDRQSPINIVTTKAKVDKRLGHFFFSGYDKKQTWTVQNNGHSVMMLLENKASISGGGLPARYQATQLHLHWSNSLRNGSEHSLNGEYFAMEMHIVHEKEKGTSRNVKEAQDPEDEIAVLAFLVEAGPQVNEGFRPLVEALSNVPKPEMSTTMAESSLLDLLPKEEKLRHYFRYLGSLTTPTCDEKVVWTVFQEPIQLHREQILAFSQKLYYDKEQTLSMKDNVRPLQQPGQRAVMKSGAPGQPLPWALPALLGPMLACLLAGFLQ, via the exons ATGAGGGACAGGGGAAGGTGGAGAGGGGAGGGCAGGCCCCGCCAGGGGGAGGAGCTGCCTCCCGCCTCCAGCTGTCGGGGCTCCCTCCCGTCGCGGCTCCGCTATAAAACCCAGGCCTGCAGGATCGCTGCACCCGCGGCGGCCTCCTTGGTGCGCGACCCCCGGCCCAGAGGACTCTTTGCTGTCGCGCAAGATGTGGATGCTGCTGGCGCTCCTGGCCCTCTCCGCGGCGCGGCCATCGGCCAGTGCAG AGTCACACTGGTGCTACGAGGTTCAAGCCGAGTCCTCCAACTACCGCTGCTTGG GGAAGCGGATTATCTCTGCAGTTCCCATTTTACATTTGGGAAACCCAGGGCTTGGAGAGGCCATGTGCACCACCTCATGAAGTTGTCCCTACCCCGGAGCTCACAGTCAACAGTTGGCAACCCTGTTCCCACCCTGTTCCACACCGGGGCTAGACTCCCCAGCCTTGCAA TGCCAGCCAAGTGGGGTGGAAACTGCCAGAAGGACCGCCAGTCCCCCATCAACATCGTCACCACCAAGGCAAAGGTGGACAAAAGACTGGGACACTTCTTCTTCTCTGGCTACGATAAGAAGCAAACGTGGACTGTCCAAAATAACGGGCACTCAG TGATGATGTTGCTGGAGAACAAGGCCAGCATTTCTGGAGGAGGACTGCCTGCCAGGTACCAGGCCACACAGTTGCACCTGCACTGGTCTAACTCGCTACGTAATGGCTCGGAGCACAGCCTCAATGGGGAATACTTTGCCATGGAG ATGCACATAGTAcatgagaaagagaaggggacaTCGAGGAACGTAAAAGAGGCCCAGGACCCTGAAGACGAAATTGCGGTGCTGGCCTTCCTGGTGGAG gCTGGACCCCAGGTGAACGAGGGCTTCCGGCCACTGGTGGAGGCACTGTCTAATGTCCCCAAACCTG AGATGAGCACTACGATGGCAGAGAGCAGCCTGTTGGACCTGCTCCCCAaggaggagaaactgaggcactacTTCCGCTACCTGGGCTCACTCACCACACCGACCTGCGATGAGAAGGTCGTCTGGACTGTGTTCCAGGAGCCCATTCAGCTTCACAGAGAACAG ATCCTGGCATTCTCTCAGAAGCTGTACTACGACAAGGAACAGACACTGAGCATGAAGGACAATGTCAGGCCCCTGCAGCAGCCGGGGCAGCGCGCGGTGATGAAGTCCGGGGCCCCGGGTCAGCCGctgccctgggccctgcctgCCCTGCTGGGCCCCATGCTGGCCTGCCTGCTGGCCGGCTTCCTGCAATGA
- the CA4 gene encoding carbonic anhydrase 4 isoform X2 — protein sequence MWMLLALLALSAARPSASAESHWCYEVQAESSNYRCLVPAKWGGNCQKDRQSPINIVTTKAKVDKRLGHFFFSGYDKKQTWTVQNNGHSVMMLLENKASISGGGLPARYQATQLHLHWSNSLRNGSEHSLNGEYFAMEMHIVHEKEKGTSRNVKEAQDPEDEIAVLAFLVEAGPQVNEGFRPLVEALSNVPKPEMSTTMAESSLLDLLPKEEKLRHYFRYLGSLTTPTCDEKVVWTVFQEPIQLHREQILAFSQKLYYDKEQTLSMKDNVRPLQQPGQRAVMKSGAPGQPLPWALPALLGPMLACLLAGFLQ from the exons ATGTGGATGCTGCTGGCGCTCCTGGCCCTCTCCGCGGCGCGGCCATCGGCCAGTGCAG AGTCACACTGGTGCTACGAGGTTCAAGCCGAGTCCTCCAACTACCGCTGCTTGG TGCCAGCCAAGTGGGGTGGAAACTGCCAGAAGGACCGCCAGTCCCCCATCAACATCGTCACCACCAAGGCAAAGGTGGACAAAAGACTGGGACACTTCTTCTTCTCTGGCTACGATAAGAAGCAAACGTGGACTGTCCAAAATAACGGGCACTCAG TGATGATGTTGCTGGAGAACAAGGCCAGCATTTCTGGAGGAGGACTGCCTGCCAGGTACCAGGCCACACAGTTGCACCTGCACTGGTCTAACTCGCTACGTAATGGCTCGGAGCACAGCCTCAATGGGGAATACTTTGCCATGGAG ATGCACATAGTAcatgagaaagagaaggggacaTCGAGGAACGTAAAAGAGGCCCAGGACCCTGAAGACGAAATTGCGGTGCTGGCCTTCCTGGTGGAG gCTGGACCCCAGGTGAACGAGGGCTTCCGGCCACTGGTGGAGGCACTGTCTAATGTCCCCAAACCTG AGATGAGCACTACGATGGCAGAGAGCAGCCTGTTGGACCTGCTCCCCAaggaggagaaactgaggcactacTTCCGCTACCTGGGCTCACTCACCACACCGACCTGCGATGAGAAGGTCGTCTGGACTGTGTTCCAGGAGCCCATTCAGCTTCACAGAGAACAG ATCCTGGCATTCTCTCAGAAGCTGTACTACGACAAGGAACAGACACTGAGCATGAAGGACAATGTCAGGCCCCTGCAGCAGCCGGGGCAGCGCGCGGTGATGAAGTCCGGGGCCCCGGGTCAGCCGctgccctgggccctgcctgCCCTGCTGGGCCCCATGCTGGCCTGCCTGCTGGCCGGCTTCCTGCAATGA
- the CA4 gene encoding carbonic anhydrase 4 isoform X3, with the protein MKLSLPRSSQSTVGNPVPTLFHTGARLPSLAMPAKWGGNCQKDRQSPINIVTTKAKVDKRLGHFFFSGYDKKQTWTVQNNGHSVMMLLENKASISGGGLPARYQATQLHLHWSNSLRNGSEHSLNGEYFAMEMHIVHEKEKGTSRNVKEAQDPEDEIAVLAFLVEAGPQVNEGFRPLVEALSNVPKPEMSTTMAESSLLDLLPKEEKLRHYFRYLGSLTTPTCDEKVVWTVFQEPIQLHREQILAFSQKLYYDKEQTLSMKDNVRPLQQPGQRAVMKSGAPGQPLPWALPALLGPMLACLLAGFLQ; encoded by the exons ATGAAGTTGTCCCTACCCCGGAGCTCACAGTCAACAGTTGGCAACCCTGTTCCCACCCTGTTCCACACCGGGGCTAGACTCCCCAGCCTTGCAA TGCCAGCCAAGTGGGGTGGAAACTGCCAGAAGGACCGCCAGTCCCCCATCAACATCGTCACCACCAAGGCAAAGGTGGACAAAAGACTGGGACACTTCTTCTTCTCTGGCTACGATAAGAAGCAAACGTGGACTGTCCAAAATAACGGGCACTCAG TGATGATGTTGCTGGAGAACAAGGCCAGCATTTCTGGAGGAGGACTGCCTGCCAGGTACCAGGCCACACAGTTGCACCTGCACTGGTCTAACTCGCTACGTAATGGCTCGGAGCACAGCCTCAATGGGGAATACTTTGCCATGGAG ATGCACATAGTAcatgagaaagagaaggggacaTCGAGGAACGTAAAAGAGGCCCAGGACCCTGAAGACGAAATTGCGGTGCTGGCCTTCCTGGTGGAG gCTGGACCCCAGGTGAACGAGGGCTTCCGGCCACTGGTGGAGGCACTGTCTAATGTCCCCAAACCTG AGATGAGCACTACGATGGCAGAGAGCAGCCTGTTGGACCTGCTCCCCAaggaggagaaactgaggcactacTTCCGCTACCTGGGCTCACTCACCACACCGACCTGCGATGAGAAGGTCGTCTGGACTGTGTTCCAGGAGCCCATTCAGCTTCACAGAGAACAG ATCCTGGCATTCTCTCAGAAGCTGTACTACGACAAGGAACAGACACTGAGCATGAAGGACAATGTCAGGCCCCTGCAGCAGCCGGGGCAGCGCGCGGTGATGAAGTCCGGGGCCCCGGGTCAGCCGctgccctgggccctgcctgCCCTGCTGGGCCCCATGCTGGCCTGCCTGCTGGCCGGCTTCCTGCAATGA